The following are encoded in a window of Halosolutus halophilus genomic DNA:
- a CDS encoding translation initiation factor IF-6 produces MQRLAFAGSAYVGVFARATDSCVLVRHDVDDDVVADLTDELGVPAIQTTVGGSSTVGALATGNENGLLVSSRVLETERDRLEDAVDVPVAELPGNINAAGNVVLTNDSGAYVHPDLPREAVQIVNDTLEVPVERGDLAGVRTVGTAAVATNAGVLCHPKATDEELDVLEDVLDVRADVGTVNYGAPLVGSGLIANENGYVVGEDTTGPELGRIEDALGYLD; encoded by the coding sequence TTGCAACGTCTCGCCTTCGCCGGGTCGGCGTACGTCGGGGTGTTCGCCCGTGCGACCGACTCGTGCGTGCTCGTTCGCCACGACGTGGACGACGACGTCGTTGCCGACCTGACCGACGAACTCGGCGTGCCGGCGATCCAGACGACCGTCGGCGGTTCGTCGACGGTCGGCGCCCTAGCGACGGGCAACGAGAACGGGCTACTCGTCAGTTCTCGCGTCCTCGAGACCGAGCGCGATCGACTCGAGGACGCGGTCGACGTTCCCGTCGCGGAACTGCCGGGGAACATCAACGCCGCCGGGAACGTCGTGCTCACCAACGACTCCGGCGCGTACGTCCACCCCGACCTCCCGCGGGAGGCGGTCCAGATCGTCAACGACACGCTCGAGGTGCCCGTCGAGCGCGGCGACCTCGCGGGGGTCCGGACCGTCGGCACGGCCGCGGTCGCGACGAACGCAGGCGTGCTCTGTCACCCGAAAGCCACCGACGAGGAACTGGACGTCCTCGAGGACGTCCTGGACGTCCGGGCCGACGTCGGAACGGTCAACTACGGCGCACCGCTGGTCGGCTCCGGACTGATCGCGAACGAGAACGGCTACGTCGTCGGCGAGGACACCACCGGGCCGGAACTCGGCCGGATCGAGGACGCCCTGGGCTACCTGGACTGA
- the pfdA gene encoding prefoldin subunit alpha, giving the protein MSSQQQLQQLSQELQEIQEQIEALQGSVEGIQQEKTEVDEAIEALETLESGSTVQVPLGGGAYLRAEIQDIDEAIVELGADYAAEFEQDDAVDALENKKDHLDDRIDEVTSEISELEAESDQLEQQAQQLQQQAMQQQMQQMGGQQGQGPDE; this is encoded by the coding sequence ATGAGCAGTCAACAGCAACTCCAGCAGCTCTCCCAGGAACTCCAGGAAATTCAGGAACAGATCGAGGCCCTGCAGGGGTCCGTCGAGGGGATCCAGCAGGAGAAGACCGAGGTCGACGAGGCCATCGAGGCCCTCGAGACGCTCGAGTCGGGCTCGACCGTGCAGGTGCCACTCGGCGGCGGCGCGTACCTCCGCGCGGAGATCCAGGACATCGACGAGGCGATCGTCGAACTCGGTGCCGACTACGCCGCGGAGTTCGAGCAGGACGACGCCGTCGACGCGCTCGAGAACAAGAAAGATCACCTCGACGATCGGATCGACGAGGTCACGTCGGAGATTTCCGAACTCGAAGCCGAGAGCGACCAGCTCGAACAGCAGGCCCAGCAGCTCCAGCAGCAGGCGATGCAACAGCAGATGCAGCAGATGGGCGGTCAGCAGGGCCAGGGCCCCGATGAATAG
- a CDS encoding ASCH domain-containing protein encodes MSEIDPADLLPSDRMRQRALDGEVTQIHRGHQYAAAGDTFTIDDTTFEVCEVTDRTLGDLTDEDARAEGMDDLEAYRRLLERAHENFEWDDDSEVVLHRFEPE; translated from the coding sequence ATGAGCGAGATCGATCCCGCAGACCTGTTGCCGAGCGATCGGATGCGCCAGCGGGCCCTCGACGGCGAGGTCACGCAGATTCATCGCGGCCATCAGTACGCCGCGGCGGGCGACACGTTCACGATCGACGACACGACCTTCGAGGTGTGCGAGGTGACCGATCGTACGCTGGGCGATCTGACCGACGAGGATGCACGGGCCGAAGGAATGGACGATCTCGAGGCCTATCGCCGACTGCTCGAGCGAGCCCACGAGAACTTCGAGTGGGACGACGACAGCGAGGTCGTCTTGCACCGATTCGAGCCCGAATAG
- the rpl18a gene encoding 50S ribosomal protein L18Ae codes for MSEFTVSGRFKSRDGFAEFETTIDAENENVAREHALSQLGSQHGLKRTEIDLEEVAER; via the coding sequence ATGAGTGAGTTTACGGTCAGTGGTCGGTTCAAGAGCCGCGACGGATTCGCGGAGTTCGAGACGACGATCGACGCCGAGAACGAGAACGTTGCTCGCGAGCACGCCCTCTCACAGCTCGGAAGTCAGCACGGACTCAAGCGAACCGAGATCGACCTCGAGGAGGTCGCCGAACGATGA
- a CDS encoding aspartate aminotransferase family protein, whose amino-acid sequence MGDPEHLFYKWGGGMDTDFPRIRRAYDEFLVTEDGRELVDAAAGAAVVNLGHSVPGVADVASGQLDEVSYLSLSHFSHDAPEELAESLATAAPGDLNAAFFVNSGSEANETAFKLARTYHRKTGNPHKNTIIGRWQSYHGATLGALSATGNTTRRSEYEPMLHGWPHISPAYPYRWSYDGTREEQAIAAARELETTIKQEGPETVAAFVAEPVSGASIPAAHPHPAYYEEIRRICDEYDVLFIADEVMTGFGRTGPMFAMERFDVVPDMMTLGKGLSGGYAPISATLVRDDVAAEFENGSGQSFAHGHTFGGNPLSAAIAAHIVDQYTDAVLETGRKRGEQLASELAPLQEHPIVGDVRHAGAMIGIEFVADRDTKAPFDPDLNVNKRVYDRALEQGVYTYPGSGSVDGIAGDHLMLTPPLTIGEESIERVADAVIDAVEGVADAVGPNAPQ is encoded by the coding sequence ATGGGTGATCCAGAGCACCTGTTCTACAAGTGGGGTGGCGGAATGGACACCGACTTTCCGCGGATCCGCCGCGCCTACGACGAATTTCTCGTGACTGAAGACGGTCGTGAACTCGTCGACGCCGCAGCGGGTGCGGCGGTCGTCAATCTCGGCCACTCCGTACCGGGCGTCGCGGACGTCGCCAGCGGGCAACTCGACGAGGTCTCGTATCTCAGTCTCTCGCACTTCTCTCACGACGCGCCCGAGGAGTTGGCCGAGTCACTGGCGACAGCGGCACCCGGCGACCTGAACGCCGCCTTCTTTGTCAACTCCGGGAGCGAAGCGAACGAGACGGCGTTCAAACTGGCCAGGACGTACCACCGGAAGACGGGAAACCCCCACAAGAACACGATCATCGGCCGCTGGCAATCCTACCACGGGGCGACTCTTGGGGCGCTCTCGGCGACCGGGAACACGACCAGACGGAGCGAGTACGAACCGATGCTCCACGGCTGGCCCCACATCTCCCCCGCCTACCCCTACCGCTGGTCGTACGATGGAACGCGCGAGGAGCAGGCGATCGCCGCCGCGCGCGAACTTGAGACGACGATCAAACAGGAAGGACCGGAGACGGTCGCCGCGTTCGTCGCGGAACCCGTCTCGGGCGCGAGCATCCCCGCCGCCCACCCACACCCCGCCTACTACGAGGAGATCCGGCGCATCTGCGACGAGTACGACGTGCTCTTTATCGCGGACGAGGTCATGACCGGGTTCGGCCGGACCGGACCGATGTTCGCAATGGAACGCTTCGACGTCGTCCCGGACATGATGACCCTCGGCAAGGGCCTCTCCGGCGGCTACGCGCCGATCAGCGCGACGCTGGTCCGGGACGACGTCGCCGCCGAGTTCGAGAACGGGTCCGGCCAGTCGTTCGCACACGGCCACACCTTCGGCGGAAACCCGCTCTCGGCGGCGATCGCGGCCCACATCGTCGACCAGTACACGGACGCGGTGCTGGAGACGGGGCGAAAGCGCGGCGAGCAACTGGCGTCCGAACTCGCCCCGCTCCAGGAGCACCCGATCGTCGGCGACGTCCGTCACGCCGGGGCCATGATCGGCATCGAGTTCGTCGCCGATCGCGACACGAAAGCGCCGTTTGATCCGGACCTGAACGTCAACAAACGCGTCTACGATCGCGCGCTCGAGCAGGGGGTCTACACCTACCCCGGATCCGGGTCGGTCGACGGGATCGCCGGCGACCACCTCATGCTGACGCCGCCGCTGACGATCGGCGAGGAGTCGATCGAGCGCGTCGCGGACGCGGTGATCGACGCGGTCGAGGGCGTCGCGGACGCGGTCGGGCCGAACGCCCCGCAGTAA
- the ftsY gene encoding signal recognition particle-docking protein FtsY, whose translation MFDNLKDKFGSFRKDAEEAAEENVEDVDESELAEDELAEGERAAGADASTPGAPDTIPEESAEAAEPRADPDAAAATDTASTRAEPDAETDSQVSDAQESPAAATADPSPTPEDEQEFEAAPASGPEADFDEPGPEADSAESASDDTEAADADAETPEDEADENNSTGFGRKARSLVRGKFVIEEEDLEGPLHELELALLSSDVEMSVAEEILDNIRDELVGETRTFTTSTGDVVEEALRDAIYDVISVGQFDFDERIAIEDKPVTIVFTGVNGVGKTTSIAKLSRYFEERGYSTVMANGDTYRAGANEQIQEHADALDTKLISHEQGGDPAAVLYDAVEYAEANDVDIVLGDTAGRLHTNEGLMDQLEKIGRVVDPDMTLFVDEAVAGQDAVNRAREFDEAVEMDGAILTKADADSNGGAAISIAHVTGKPILFLGVGQGYDDLERFDPEEMADRLLEE comes from the coding sequence ATGTTCGACAACCTGAAGGACAAGTTCGGGAGCTTCCGCAAAGACGCCGAAGAGGCCGCCGAAGAGAACGTCGAGGATGTCGACGAGAGCGAACTCGCCGAGGACGAACTCGCGGAGGGCGAGCGTGCCGCCGGCGCGGACGCGTCGACGCCGGGAGCCCCCGATACCATCCCCGAGGAGTCGGCGGAGGCGGCCGAGCCACGGGCGGATCCCGACGCTGCAGCCGCTACCGATACGGCGAGCACACGGGCCGAGCCGGACGCCGAGACGGATTCGCAGGTGAGCGACGCACAGGAGTCGCCAGCGGCGGCGACGGCCGACCCGTCACCGACACCCGAAGACGAACAGGAGTTCGAGGCCGCGCCCGCCTCCGGTCCGGAGGCCGACTTCGACGAACCGGGACCGGAGGCCGACTCCGCCGAGTCGGCCTCCGACGACACCGAGGCTGCCGACGCTGACGCCGAGACTCCCGAAGACGAGGCCGACGAGAACAACTCGACCGGTTTCGGCCGGAAGGCCAGGTCGCTCGTCCGGGGGAAGTTCGTCATCGAGGAGGAGGACCTCGAGGGCCCGCTGCACGAACTCGAACTGGCGTTGCTCTCGAGCGACGTGGAGATGAGCGTCGCCGAGGAGATCCTCGACAATATCCGCGACGAACTGGTCGGAGAGACCCGCACGTTCACCACTTCGACGGGCGACGTGGTCGAGGAGGCGCTTCGAGATGCCATCTACGACGTGATCAGCGTCGGCCAGTTCGACTTCGACGAGCGCATCGCGATAGAGGACAAACCCGTCACGATCGTCTTCACCGGCGTCAACGGCGTCGGGAAGACCACCTCGATCGCCAAATTGAGCCGCTACTTCGAGGAGCGGGGCTACTCGACGGTGATGGCGAACGGCGACACCTACCGCGCCGGAGCCAACGAGCAGATCCAGGAACACGCCGACGCTCTCGATACGAAACTCATCAGCCACGAGCAGGGCGGCGATCCCGCCGCGGTGCTGTACGACGCCGTCGAGTACGCCGAGGCCAACGACGTCGACATCGTCCTCGGCGATACGGCCGGCCGACTCCACACCAACGAGGGCCTGATGGACCAACTCGAGAAGATCGGCCGCGTCGTCGACCCCGACATGACGCTGTTCGTCGACGAAGCCGTCGCGGGCCAGGACGCCGTGAATCGGGCCCGCGAGTTCGACGAGGCCGTCGAGATGGACGGCGCGATCCTCACCAAGGCCGACGCGGACTCCAACGGCGGCGCGGCGATCTCGATCGCCCACGTCACCGGGAAACCGATCCTCTTCCTCGGCGTCGGGCAGGGCTACGACGACCTGGAGCGGTTCGACCCCGAGGAGATGGCCGATCGGCTGCTCGAGGAGTAA
- a CDS encoding Lrp/AsnC family transcriptional regulator — MVELDLDEKDLEILRWLDREGEIDVDQLSDELGISTSTIYYRLDNYREKGILKGNVADIDHQKLGFELTAITEIKSEYGPGYEGIADRLTELSGVQSVYFMLGEMSFILISRLRDHEHLQTLIDNIIHTEGVEHSSTHIVLKEFKDESRLLVNYDDDDLAKLIDGTVDE; from the coding sequence ATGGTAGAACTCGACCTGGACGAGAAGGACCTCGAGATCCTGCGCTGGCTCGATCGCGAGGGCGAAATCGACGTCGACCAGTTGAGCGACGAACTCGGGATCAGCACCTCGACGATCTACTACCGACTGGACAACTACCGCGAGAAGGGCATTCTCAAGGGTAACGTCGCCGACATCGATCACCAGAAGCTCGGCTTCGAACTCACCGCGATCACCGAGATCAAGAGCGAGTACGGCCCGGGCTACGAGGGGATCGCGGATCGGCTCACGGAACTGTCGGGCGTCCAGTCGGTGTACTTTATGCTCGGCGAGATGTCGTTCATCCTGATCTCGCGCCTTCGCGACCACGAACACCTGCAGACGCTCATCGACAACATCATCCACACCGAAGGGGTCGAACACTCCTCGACGCACATCGTCCTGAAGGAGTTCAAGGACGAGTCCCGACTGCTCGTCAACTACGACGACGACGATCTGGCGAAACTGATCGACGGGACGGTCGACGAGTGA